A genomic segment from Vidua macroura isolate BioBank_ID:100142 chromosome Z, ASM2450914v1, whole genome shotgun sequence encodes:
- the LOC128822239 gene encoding 3'-5' RNA helicase YTHDC2-like isoform X2: MSRHRRVLRRQPGGAAGDWAAGAAGRARAEALREVGVDEVVEMAVQLALERFRSGDEAEMEFPSSFTSTERAFVHRLCQSLGLVSKSKG; encoded by the exons ATGTCGCGACACAGGCGGGTTCTGCGGCGgcagcccggcggggctgcgggggactgggctgccggcgccgcggggcgcGCCCGGGCCGAGGCCCTCAGGGAGGTCGGCGTGGACGAGGTGGTGGAAATGGCGGTGCAGCTCGCCCTGGAGCGGTTCCGGAGCGGGGACGAGGCGG AGATGGAATTTCCTTCTAGTTTCACTAGTACTGAAAGAGCATTTGTTCACCGTCTCTGTCAGTCTCTTGGACTGGTATCTAAAAGCAAAGGGTGA
- the LOC128822239 gene encoding uncharacterized protein LOC128822239 isoform X1 encodes MSRHRRVLRRQPGGAAGDWAAGAAGRARAEALREVGVDEVVEMAVQLALERFRSGDEAGARHSPARGQPAAVGRALAAGQGGDPAPLPGPSEARLGCCVRLWAPQHRDREPLQGSGRDHRDEMREMEFPSSFTSTERAFVHRLCQSLGLVSKSKG; translated from the exons ATGTCGCGACACAGGCGGGTTCTGCGGCGgcagcccggcggggctgcgggggactgggctgccggcgccgcggggcgcGCCCGGGCCGAGGCCCTCAGGGAGGTCGGCGTGGACGAGGTGGTGGAAATGGCGGTGCAGCTCGCCCTGGAGCGGTTCCGGAGCGGGGACGAGGCGGGTgcgcggcacagcccggcccgggggcagcCTGCGGCTGTTGGGAGGGCGCTGGCAGCGGGtcagggaggggatcctgcccctctgcccggCCCTAGTGAGGCACGGCTGGGGTGCTGTGTccggctctgggctccccagcacagagacagggagcCACTGCAGGGGTCCGGCAGAGACCACCGAGATGAGATGagag AGATGGAATTTCCTTCTAGTTTCACTAGTACTGAAAGAGCATTTGTTCACCGTCTCTGTCAGTCTCTTGGACTGGTATCTAAAAGCAAAGGGTGA
- the LOC128822404 gene encoding golgin subfamily A member 6-like protein 22, translated as MPCQTQGELRAREQEEQLRQQVEEPQENGQNIKAEPQAELPEAQSAITEVKKRNQEDTRRIQKEMNLHQQRGDQQNQVTERVAVTPLVKDPLSRILEKLKEQLDTDFQKAHAKIMAREKRQEEEMKIIREKLNPLPQALQNQVQVLTSHRAAGKDFRQMSGNEEPRGGREAQEVSPPKVLQVGHDPKMVQEKRTEWGEAEHLNKELHPNTKGSKL; from the exons atgccatgccagactcagggagagctgagagcccgagagcaggaagagcagctcaggcagcaggtggaagagccacaggagaatggccag aatatcaaggcagagccacaagcagagctgcccgaagctcagagtgccatcacagaagtgaagaagaggaaccaGGAAGACACGAGAAGAATTCAAAAGGAGATgaatctccatcagcagaggggtgatcaacaaaaccaggtgaCTGAAAGAGTGGCAGTCACTCCACTTGTGAAAGATCCTCTCTCTCGTATTTTAGAGAAattgaaggaacagctggacacagactttcagaaagctcacgCTAAGATCAtggcaagggagaagaggcaggaggaagaaatgaaaatcatcagagaaaaacttaatcccctccctcaggctctacaaaaccaa GTGCAAGTGTTGACATCTCACCGGGCAGCCGGCAAAGACTTCCGGCAAATGAGTGGCAATGAAGAGCCCCGAGGCGGgcgtgaggcacaggaagtGTCCCCACCTAAGGTGCTACAGGTTGGGCATGACCCgaagatggtgcaggaaaagaggacaGAGTGGGGGGAGGCCGAACActtgaacaaggagctgcac CCGAACACAAAGGGTTCAAAGCTTTAG